The following are encoded in a window of Dysidea avara chromosome 4, odDysAvar1.4, whole genome shotgun sequence genomic DNA:
- the LOC136252281 gene encoding uncharacterized protein isoform X2: MEVPLPGAEIPCNSNNKTIHYSFDMAQQVHYPSNPFQPGPIYFLTPRKCAIFGVCCEAVPRQINYLIDEASNVGKGGNTIISMLHHFLYHHGFGEKSVHFHADNCCGQNKNRFLMYYFMWRILTGQHNDITISFLPVGHTKFSPDWCFGLLKQNYKKTSIGCLDDIVRVVNQSAKPNYAQLVGAQDGSNIVPMYNWAEYFEQHTIKTALKGITQLHHFRFSSSRPGKVFVKNRISDTERCINLRKNSSWHPHHTDLPQVIIPDGLSIERKWYLFDKIKEFCPTEVQDIVCPEPTEPRP, translated from the exons ATGGAAGTTCCTCTTCCTGGAGCAGAAATACCTTGCAACTCCAACAACAAAACCATACATTACAGCTTTGACATGGCACAACAG GTCCATTACCCAAGCAACCCTTTCCAGCCTGGTCCTATTTATTTTCTGACACCTCGTAAATGTGCCATATTTGGTGTCTGTTGCGAAGCTGTTCCTCGGCAA ATAAACTACTTGATCGACGAGGCATCCAATGTTGGCAAAGGTGGAAATACTATAATTTCAATGCTACATCATTTCCTTTATCATCATGGATTTGGAGAAAAATCAGTCCATTTCCATGCAGATAATTGCTGTGGCCAGAATAAGAATCGGTTTCTTATGTACTACTTCATGTGGCGCATTCTCACTGGCCAACATAATGATATCACAATCTCTTTTCTTCCTGTTGGCCACACAAAGTTTAGTCCTGATTGGTGTTTTGGACTGCTGAAGCAAAACTATAAGAAGACTTCTATTGGATGTCTTGATGATATTGTGAGAGTAGTAAACCAGTCAGCAAAACCAAACTACGCTCAACTAGTTGGAGCACAGGACGGAAGCAACATAGTGCCAATGTACAACTGGGCAGAGTATTTCGAGCAACACACCATCAAAACTGCGTTGAAGGGGATAACGCAGTTGCACCACTTTAGGTTTAGCTCATCACGCCCTGGaaaggtatttgtgaaaaaCCGTATTTCTGACACCGAGCGGTGTATTAACTTACGAAAAAATTCTTCATGGCATCCACATCACACAGATCTTCCACAAGTTATCATCCCTGATGGACTATCTATAGAAAGGAAATGGTATTTATTCGATAAAATTAAAGAATTTTGTCCAACAGAAGTGCAAGACATCGTATGTCCTGAACCAACAGAACCTCGGCCATGA
- the LOC136252281 gene encoding uncharacterized protein isoform X1, whose amino-acid sequence MRSINKPEEEKSQTIKEAETHIKHVKEERDYYRKACKDSVKALEELYTHGETMEVPLPGAEIPCNSNNKTIHYSFDMAQQVHYPSNPFQPGPIYFLTPRKCAIFGVCCEAVPRQINYLIDEASNVGKGGNTIISMLHHFLYHHGFGEKSVHFHADNCCGQNKNRFLMYYFMWRILTGQHNDITISFLPVGHTKFSPDWCFGLLKQNYKKTSIGCLDDIVRVVNQSAKPNYAQLVGAQDGSNIVPMYNWAEYFEQHTIKTALKGITQLHHFRFSSSRPGKVFVKNRISDTERCINLRKNSSWHPHHTDLPQVIIPDGLSIERKWYLFDKIKEFCPTEVQDIVCPEPTEPRP is encoded by the exons ATGAGATCCATTAATAAACCAGAAGAAGAAAAGTCACAG ACCATCAAGGAAGCTGAAACACACATCAAACATGTTAAGGAGGAGAGGGACTATTACAGAAAGGCATGCAAGGACAGTGTGAAAGCATTGGAAGAGCTGTACACACATGGTGAAACGATGGAAGTTCCTCTTCCTGGAGCAGAAATACCTTGCAACTCCAACAACAAAACCATACATTACAGCTTTGACATGGCACAACAG GTCCATTACCCAAGCAACCCTTTCCAGCCTGGTCCTATTTATTTTCTGACACCTCGTAAATGTGCCATATTTGGTGTCTGTTGCGAAGCTGTTCCTCGGCAA ATAAACTACTTGATCGACGAGGCATCCAATGTTGGCAAAGGTGGAAATACTATAATTTCAATGCTACATCATTTCCTTTATCATCATGGATTTGGAGAAAAATCAGTCCATTTCCATGCAGATAATTGCTGTGGCCAGAATAAGAATCGGTTTCTTATGTACTACTTCATGTGGCGCATTCTCACTGGCCAACATAATGATATCACAATCTCTTTTCTTCCTGTTGGCCACACAAAGTTTAGTCCTGATTGGTGTTTTGGACTGCTGAAGCAAAACTATAAGAAGACTTCTATTGGATGTCTTGATGATATTGTGAGAGTAGTAAACCAGTCAGCAAAACCAAACTACGCTCAACTAGTTGGAGCACAGGACGGAAGCAACATAGTGCCAATGTACAACTGGGCAGAGTATTTCGAGCAACACACCATCAAAACTGCGTTGAAGGGGATAACGCAGTTGCACCACTTTAGGTTTAGCTCATCACGCCCTGGaaaggtatttgtgaaaaaCCGTATTTCTGACACCGAGCGGTGTATTAACTTACGAAAAAATTCTTCATGGCATCCACATCACACAGATCTTCCACAAGTTATCATCCCTGATGGACTATCTATAGAAAGGAAATGGTATTTATTCGATAAAATTAAAGAATTTTGTCCAACAGAAGTGCAAGACATCGTATGTCCTGAACCAACAGAACCTCGGCCATGA